The Candidatus Melainabacteria bacterium RIFOXYA2_FULL_32_9 DNA window ATAGCAAAAATAAATAAAAAAGTTTACTAGAAAAGAGTCTGATGTATAAAACTTCAGACTCTTTTAAAATGTTGCAAAACAATCTTTAGGGGGTAATTATGGCAAATTATATTATGAAATTTTCAGAAATTGATATCAATAATGTTGCGCAGGTTGGAGGTAAAAATGCTTCTCTTGGCGAGATGTTTCAAAAACTTACTAAAAGAGGTATAAATATTCCTGATGGCTTTGCTACAACTGCAAATGCATATTGGGATTTTCTTGATAAGAATAATATTAGAGAAAGATTGACTGAAATTCTTAATAAGCTCGACACTGAGGAATTCTCAAACCTTCATGAAATTGGGGTTCAAGCAAGACGAACAATGCTTGGTGCAAAAATCCCAGAAGAACTTCAAGAACAAATAAAACAAGCATACAGAGAATTGAATAGTAAATATGAAGAACCAATCCAAGTAGCAGTAAGAAGTAGTGCAACAGCAGAAGACCTGCCAACCGCAAGCTTTGCAGGACAACAAGAAACCTTTCTCAATATTAAAGGTGAAGATGAGTTAATAGAGGCATGTTTACGTTGTTATGCTTCGCTTTTTACTGATAGAGCTATCAAATATAGGGAGGATAACGATTTTGAGCATATGAAAGTAGCCCTGTCAATCGGGATACAAAAAATGGTAAGAGCAGATAAAGCCAGTGCAGGTGTAGGATTCACTATTGATACAGAAACTGGCTTTGAAAAAGTTATATTCTTAACAGGCAGCTGGGGATTGGGTGAAAATGTGGTTCAAGGAAACGTAAATCCAGACGAATTTTATATATTCAAGCCATCATTAAAAATGGGTAAAAAGGCTATTATCTCAAAAACTCTTGGTTCAAAGTCTAAAACAATGGTTTATACAGAAGATGCAGAAAATGAATCTTCTAAATTAGGCGCAACAACTATAAATATAGATACTCCTGAAGAAAAAAGAGATCAGTATATATTATCTGATGAAGAAATAGAAAAACTTGCCAAATGGTCTATGACCATCGAAGAGCACTATAAGCGCCCGATGGATATAGAATGGGCTAAAGATGGAATTTCAGGAGAATTATTTATAGTTCAGGCAAGACCTGAAACTGTCCACGCCGCAAAAAAAGATCATTACAAAGTTCATACTTACTCATTGAAAGAAAAAGGAAGAATTTTAGCTGAAGGTAGAAGTGTAGGCAGTAAGATTGCATCAGGAAAAGCAAGGATTTTGAACTCTCCTGATGAATCAGGCAAGCTCCAACCTGGAGAAGTCCTTATAGCAGATATGACAAATCCTGATTGGGATCCGATTCTAAAAAAGGCATCTGCCATTGTTACCAACAAAGGTGGAAGGACTAGTCACGCTGCAATTGTTGCAAGAGAAATAGGAGTAGTTGCAATAGTTGGTACAGGCAACGCAACTAAAACTATTAAAGACGGCGAAGAAATAACGGTTTCTTGTGTGGAAGGTGAAAATGGAATTGTCTATCAGGGAATTCTGGATTGGGAAGAACAGGAAGTCGATGTTAAAAATATAAAATTGCCAAAAACAAAAGTTATGCTAATTCTTGGAGATCCGGAACAGGCTTTTAATTTATCATTTTTGCCAAATCGCGGTGTAGGACTAATGCGGCTTGAATTCATAATTAATAATGCAATAAGAATTCACCCTATGGCACTTGTGAAATTTAACGAGTTAAAAAACGAAAAGATCCAACTCCAAATAGAAGAACTTACTCGTGGATATGAAAATAAAGAAGATTACTTTGTAGACAAATTATCACAAGCTGTAGCTACTATAGCTGCGGCATTTTATCCAAACGACGTTATTGTAAGAATGTCTGACTTTAAAACTAATGAATATGCAAGCCTAATTGGCGGTCATGAATTTGAACCTAAAGAAGATAATCCAATGTTAGGATTTAGAGGTGCATCAAGATACTACAATCAAAGATATAAAGAAGGATTTCATCTTGAATGTAAAGCCATGAAAATTGTTCGAGATGATATGGGACTAACAAACGTTAAATTGATGATTCCATTTTGTAGAACACTAGATGAAGGCAAAAAAGTGATTGAAGTAATGGAAGAATTTGGTTTAAAAAGAGGAGAAAATAATCTTGAAATTTACGTCATGGTAGAAATTCCAAGTAATGTGATTCTTGCAAAAGAGTTTTCTGAAATCTTCGACGGATTTTCTATTGGATCAAATGATCTAACTCAGTTAACACTTGGAATAGACAGAGATTCTGAAATTGTAAGTGATTTATTCCACGAAGATGATGAAGCCAGCAAAGAATTAATCTCACAAGTAATACAAAAAGCTAAAGAAACAAATACTCCCATAGGACTTTGCGGACAAGCTCCAAGTGACCACCCGGAATTTTCAAAATTTCTTGTAAATCAAGGAATAGACAGTATTTCTTTTAATCCTGATGCTTTAATTAAAGGAATTGAAAATATAAATGAAGCAGAAAAAACAAAAAAAGCTTGAATTATTGGAAAAATACGCCTAAAAATTAATAAAAGACTCTGAACCTAAATAGCCTACTATCATTGATAATAGGCTATTTAGGTTTATAATAAGTAAACACTTCTTGTTAAAAAATTTTTTTAGTCATAAAATTTTCATAATATAATTAAGTAATGTTGAATATGCAAAACTGGAATTGAGATTATGGGAAGTAAAATTTTGAACGAAGTTAAAACTTACACATTAAATGAAATTACCCAAATTATCGGGGGAATTTTAAACCAGGTAGAGGAAAATATCGTAATTAAAAGAATTTCACCACCAAAATTAGCTGATGAAGAAACTTTAGCTCTTGCTTTATCAGAAGAAGAAATTCAAAATTTAGCACAATCAAAAGCTAAAGCAGCCTTAGTTCCGTTTGGTGTTTCGTTGGAAAATATTTCCACCATTGAGGTTGAAAGACCACGTCTTGCAATGATGAAATTGCTGCATTTATTCTATATTCCACCAGATGCACCTATAGGCATTCATCCAACAGCTGTAGTACACCCGGAAGCACAAGTTGGACAAAATGTTTCAATTGGTCCAAATGTTGTAATAGGCAGAGGAACTATAATTGGTGATCATACAAAAATTTTAGCCAACGTATATATTGGAAAAAAAGCACAAATAGGAAATAACTGTTTATTCCACCCCGGAGTAAATATAGGCGACTTTATTAGTATTGGCAATAATGTAATTATCAATCAGGGAGCCAGTGTTGGGGGTGACGGATTTAGTTTTGTTACAGAAACTCCAAATACTATCGAAACTGCTAAACAAGAAGGCAAAGTTGATGGAGATTTTTCCCAGCAGAAAATATATAAAATCCCTTCTCTTGGCTCAGTTATAATTCATGATGACGTAGAAATTGGTGCTAACGCCACCATTGATAGAGGTACATTAGAAAATACAATTGTCGGTAAAGGCACAAAAGTCGATAATTTAGTTATGATAGCTCATAACTGTAAAATCGGAGAAAATTGTTTGGTTGTCTCACAAGTTGGTATTGCTGGAAGTACTGTAATCGGTGATAGAGTAGTATTAGCCGGACAAGTTGGCATTGCTGATCATATTACAATTGGGTCAGATTCTATACTAATGGCTCAGTCAGGAGTTAGTAAAAATATTCCTGAAAAAAGTATTGTAATGGGTTCTCCAGCTGTGCCGAGAAAAGAATTTGTAAGACAGCTAAAAGCATTTAAAGATATAAGCTCTTTAATGAAGCAGGTTAAAGAACTGAAACAAGAAATTGAAGCATTAAAACAAGAGAAATAATAATGACAACTACATTAAATGAAGTCGAGATAACTGGAATTTGCCTGATGGATGGCAAGGAATGCACGGTAAAAATAGCCCCGTCAAATAAAAAAGGGGTTTATTTCTATCCAGACAATTCTGAAATAGCAATAAGAGCCTGTCTTGATAATGTAATATCAACTCTACATTGCACAGTTTTAGGAACTCAGGACAAGCAAGTTAGAGTGGTTGAACATTTTATGTCAGCCTGTGCTTTTACAGGAATTGACAGCCTAAATGTTTATATGAACTCTTCTGAACTTCCTATACTTGATGGGAGTGCGCTTAAATGGGTAGAAGCATTTAAAAGTGCAGGAATAGAAACAAATCATAATGCAAATTCTATAAATATAACAGAACCAATTAATCTTACTTCTTCGCATTCAGAGTTAGTTATGCTACCATCAGAAAGTTTAAAAGTAAGTTATTATGTAAACTTTGACCATACAGACTTAGAGGAAAAATGGTACACCTGGGATTCATCTGATAATCAAAATGAAATAATCGAAGCTAGAACTTTTGGATATCTAAAAGATCTGGAAAAATTCCAACAGGCTGGATTTGCTTTAGGTGTTAATATCGATAACACTATAGGCTTAACAGAAACAGGTTATACAACAGAATTAAGATCAACCAATGAACCTATAAAACATAAAATATTAGACTTAATAGGAGATTTGCAATTACTAGAACTTAATCCTCTTCATTTTAAAGCACACATAGTTGCGCGTGAAGCAGGACATAAAACACACGTAGAATTTGCAAAAGTCATACAACAAAAATATATGGAGGAAACGGCATGTCAACAAGTGAAGATGTAAAACCATTAAGTATGGACATTATTGAGATAATGAATCTCATTCCACACAGATACCCTTTCTTATTAATAGATAGGATTACTGAGTGCGTTCCTGGCAAACACGTTAAAGGCTATAAAAATATTACAATGAACGAAGCACAATTTATGGGACACTTCCCAAATAGACCAATTATGCCTGGAGTATTAATGGTAGAAGCGTTAGCTCAATTAAGTGCAGGAATTGTAATGACATTACCTGAATACAAAGGAAAATTAGCACTATTTGCAGGAATCGATGGTGTAAGATTTAAGAAAGTTGTAATTCCTGGTGATAAATTGGATCTTTATTCAGAAGTTACTCGACTTAAAGGCCCTATTGTAAAAACAAAATGCAGAGCTGAAGTTGATGGACAATTAGTGTTAGAAGCAGAATTAATGTGCTCTATAGTTCAATAACAAAATAAAATGAGGTAGGTATGGTGGTAAATATTCATCCAAGTGCAATTATTGACCCATCAGCAGAAATTGCAGACGGAGTTAAAATAAACGCTTATGCAGTCATAGGACCAAATACAAAACTTGAATCTGGTGTAGAAATTTATCCTCAGGCTTATATTGAGAATAGTGAAATTGGTAAAAATACTATTATTTCAACAGGAGCTGTTATTGGCACTGCACCTCAGGATTTAGGATACAAAGGTGAATTTACTAAAGTCATTATTGGCGAAAACTGCCAGATAAGGGAGCATGCCACTGTAAATAGAGCATCAGGCGAGGGTAATATAACTAAAGTTGGTAATAACTGTATGCTAATGACAGGTGCACATATTGCGCATAACTGTCAAGTAGGAGATAATGCCATACTTGCTAATTTAGCTACCCTTGGAGGACACGTATTGGTTGGTGATTATGCTTTTATTGGTGGCATGGTAGTAATTCATCAAAATGTAAGAATTGGCGAAATGGCTATAATAGGTGGATTCTCAGCTACAAGGCAAGATCTGCCACCTTATGCAAAGACAGAAGGTAGACCTGCTGGAATTATTGGAATTAACACAATAGGACTAAAGCGTCGTGGTTTTACGCCTGAAGAAAGAACAAACCTTAAAAAAGCATTTAATCTTATTTGGTTCTCTGATCTCAATACTAATCAAGCTATTGAGAGAATAAGAGAAGAAATTCCATCTAATAAGTACATAGATCAACTTATAGAATTTATTAATAGCAGCAAAAGGGGTGTTACCAAGCTAAGTGGTAAACAAAATTATCTGGAGTAAAATCCTATTCATACCAATGATTGACCAAGTGGTCTAGAAAAAATATTGACTCTTAGATTGATGAGAACATAAATTTCATATATTATACTAAAGTTATAAATGAAGGTGGTTACTGGCTTGAAGGTTGGGGAAATACAAATCAGTTAATCTGAAAATTAAAAGAGACACTTTAAAAGTGTCTCTTTTAATTTATTGTTACCATAAAGCCTTTGGCATAAACCTCTTTAATGACCACACAGGTATGCCTTCAAAGTCTGCTCCAAATTCAGGATAAAGTTTTTCTGACACAGTTAAAGCAATTATAGGAATCTTTAACTCCTCTGCTGCTTTTTGAATTTTTCTTAAGCCATTTATTACATCTTCACTGGTTGTTTCATCACCATAGTGAGCATTGCTAATTATGCCATTGAATTTCTTCCACTCCTGATCACCAGTACCGGCACTCCACTTTACATAATCAATAATATCCTGAACATTTAATGTCTCATGCTTAGAAGTATTTATCACTATATAGATTTTAAGATTTTTTTCCTTATCTATACCATTAATAACTTCAAGAATATCAAGTCCACCAACACCATAACCAACATCAATAACTATATTTCCAGGGTTAGAAAGACAATTCATCTGCTCACCTGTAATAGTATTGCCAGCTTCTCCAAGCCCAAAATAACTTTCTTGAGTAATTACCCTGACACCGTATTTTTCTATTTCTTTTTTAATTGGTCTTAATGTGTACGCAGGCTCAACTGTATCAAGATCTACTAATATAACTGGAGAATCTGTCTCTTTATGTAACATAATTGCTCTGTTGATAGAAATCTCAGATTTTCCGCTGGCATATGCACCTGTATATACTTCTACTATTCTATCCATTATTAACCTTCCAATTTNNNNNNNNNNNNNNNNNNNNNNNNNATAACAAGTACAAAAAGATAAAAATCCCCAAACTTTTGGGGATTTTTATTCTGTTTTTTAATTTTGTGAAGCAACTGCTTCTTTTTCTTCCATACTGGAAGCTTGACACTTCATGCAAAGTGATTTCTGATAGTACTTTTTAGAAAAGATAGCTACTCTGTTTGTGATTTTTTCACCACAAGAAGCGCACTCTGGAATTGGCACATCTGCTTCATCTTTTTTAATTTCTATAGAATCAGCCTTTTTAACATTTTTGTAGGATTCATGCTTTGATGTTGAGACAATTCCACCTTTCATATCCGGGGTTTCAATGAATTCACTTCTTGCACTATCATACTTGCACCAGGTTTTTGGTAGTCTATAAAGATATCTGCCAATACCGAACTTAACAGCGGCTCTTTTCAAAGAATCAGATACGGCTGACTTAAGCGGTTCTTTCTCACTATCCTGAGCTTCTCCTGCATCTGACTTTGTAACTCCATTAATCGTAAGTTTACAGACTACTTGTTTTGGCGAAATGACTTCGTACTCATCGTGCCAATTTTCAACTCCAACTAACTCGTCTAGCCTGTCAAGTATAGTTCTGGCATCTACATATGCCAGAGCAAGCGCTTTACCATCTCTCACAACAGTCGGTTTAAATTTCACTGCTGACTCATCGAATGGAGCAAGCAATTTTTCTTGAACTTCCTTAGAAAATTTCATAACTTTACACCTCATGACTCTCTTGTTACGTATAAATAATAACAATGACCCGGGTTACTATATTACCCAGTCTTCAATTGATAAACATAAAAACGATAATTATCCAGCTAAAATAGGCTTTTTACTAATATAATTATCGTATACTTTAAAAAATATTTCCAGAAAATAGATAAATGCTTTTAGGTCAATACATAAAAATATCTGATTAAATTCAAGATTATTATCCTAAATTAGTATTATCTGATATAATATGAAAGTTATAAGTAGCTGACATGCTGGTTTAAAATGTTTGATCACTTTAAAAAAATACTAAATAAAGTTTCTAAGCTAAATGACTCTGTAACTGAATATAAAATAGCTTCAAAAGATACCTATATTCCCTCTAAAGCCTTTGTTAACTGGGGTATATTTCTTGCTAACTCTGGCGATATAGATCAGGCTATTGAAAAATTTGAGTCATCAAGCCATATGGGCCCTAAAAACCCTGATAGTTTTACTAATTGGGGAATTGCTCTGGCTAAAAAAGGAAAATATGAAGAAGCAATAGAAAAATTTATTGCAGCAATTAAAATTGATCAGGAATATTCAAGAGCTTACTCATTGTGGGCTGCAGCTCTGGCTGAACTTGGTAATATGGATGAAGCCGAGAAAAAATATGAAACGGCTATAAAATTAAACCCTAAGGATATTGATACTTACATAGGGTGGGGAGTAGCTCTTGCAAAACAAAACAAAAAGCTTCTTGCAGAAGACAAGTTTAAAAGAGCTCTTACTATAAACCCTAAATCTGCACAAGCATTGTTTTTCTGGGGTGTTATACTTACAGAACTAGAAAAATATAATGAAGCAATAGAAAGATTTGAAACAGTTAATAATTTACAACCCAATAACGCTGATGTATTTCATTATTGGTCTTTAGCCTTAATGAGACTTGAAAAATACGAGGAAGCCCTTGTAAAAACAAAACAAGCTCTGAGTATCAACCCTGTAAAAGTAGAAACACATATTTATCTGGGAGAAATATTAACCTCATTAAGTAAATTTGATGAAGCTCTAGAATGCTATAAAATAGCTGAAAGTATAAACTCAAATCTCCCTGAATTATACTTGGCCTGGGGTATAACTCTACAAAAATACGGCGAACACTTTGAAGCTGTAGCAAAATTTAGTAAAGTTTTAAATCTGCAAGAAAAAAAACCAATTACTTTGTATCATCTAGCAATATCCCTTGCAGAAATAGGTGAACATGAAAAAGCGATAGGCTTATTAGAAGAAACAATTACTCTCGATCCACGTAATGGCGATGCTTACTTAAAGCTAGGATCTATTTACAACATATTAAAAGATCATTATAAAGCAATAGAATGCTATAAAAACGCTATCAAAGCATCAAATAAGAATTCATATGCACATTATTTGATAGCTGTAACTTATAACAGCCTGGGCGATTACGATAATGCTATGAAACATTACAATAAAACAATCGAAGCTGATCCTGATAATATAGACGCATATGTAAACCTTGCAGTTATACTGAGTGAAACTGGTAACAATAAAGAAGCAATAAGAAACATGCGCATATCATATAGAAAAAATCCAAATTCAAGCAATATCAGCACAATATATGGTGTAATTCTTTCAAAAGAAGAATCAACATTTAAAGATGCTCTTGAAAAATTTGATAATGCTATCAAAATAGATCCTGATGCAAGTACTGCATATATTGGAAAAGGTGAAGTATTAATCAGATTAAAGAAATTCAATGAAGCAATAAGTACTTATAATGAGGTATTACTTAAAAATCCTAGTAATATAACAGCTATATTTATGTTAGGAGTGACATATATCGAATTTGCAGACAATACCGGTAATTCAGCATATTATCATAATGCCCTTGAATGCTTAAATAAAACTCTTAATATCCAGCCGGAACACGTAGAAAGTATGGCTAATAGTGCATATGTAAAAGCACGACTCGGTGACTTTGTAACTTTTGAAAACGAATACAGAAAATTACTTGAGACTTATCCGCATTACCGTGATATTATATATAATTATTTAAATGCAAGTTTAATTAAACTTAATTACCACAAAAGTATTAACGATTTTATGGGATTAGTAAAATAACGTCAGAGTGTAAAAAGAGAGCGGATACTTATGAGCATTATTGTACAGAAATTCGGCGGAACATCTGTAGCTGATTCAACAAAAATTAAAAATGTCGCTAAGGCCGTAACTAGGGAATATGACAAGGGTCATCAAGTTGTTGTTGTTGTATCTGCTATGGGACATACTACTGATTATTTAGTTAGTCTAGCAGGCGAAATCACTTCGAAGCCTTGTAGCAGAGAAATGGATATGCTTCTTTCAAGTGGAGAACAAGTATCCATAGCACTTTTAGCAATGGCGATTCAAGAAGCAGGTTATCCCGCTATTAGTCTAGTTGCTGGACAAGTTGGAATTATAACAGAAAAAGTACACTCTAAAGCTAGAATCTTAGATATTAAACCTGATAAAATGCAAGGTTACTTAAATGAAGGAAAAATAGTCATAGTTGCAGGATTTCAGGGAGTAACCCCCGATAATGAAATCACAACTTTAGGTAGAGGCGGCTCTGATACATCAGCTGTAGCTTTAGCAGCTACATTAAAGGCAGAAAGATGTGATATTTATACAGATGTAGATGGAGTATACTCCGCTGATCCAAGAATTATTGAAAAACCTTCAAAATTAAACCAGATTTCATATATGGAAATGTTAGAACTTGCTAGAGTTGGAGCTAACGTTCTTCACCCAAGATCAGTTGAAACTGCAAAACAATTCAACGTGCCTATGAGAGTTAGAAGTAGTTTTAATCACGATGATTTAGGAACATTGATTATAGGAGAAAACTTAATGGAAATATATAAGCCTGTGAGTGGAGTAGCAGCAGATTTATCACAAGTTAGACTTGCAATACTAAAAGTGCCAGATGCTCCCGGAACAGCTGCTAAGGTGTTTACATCATTAGCAGAGCATAATATTAGCGTAGATATGATTATTCAATCATTAAAAGAAGATAATTCTAACAATATTGCTTTCACGGTTTCAGAGTCTGATCTTGATCAAACACTAAACATCCTTGAAAGAGTCAAGCAAGAAATTAACGCAGCAGACATTGTAGTAGATAAAAATATTGCAAAAGTTAGTATTGTTGGAGCTGGAATGATTGATAAACCAGGTATTGCAGCAGATATGTTCTCATCTTTAGCTGATGCTAGCATTAACATTAAGATGATTTCAACCAGTGAAATTAAAATTAGCTGTATAGTTGAAAAAGATAGAGCGCATGATGCCGTTAAAGCCATTCATACCAAGTTCCATCTTGATGAAGAAGGTATAGAAATTCCTGAAATATCTTTATAAAGCCAACTTTGTAAAATAAAGGGTAAATAATTGAGAACTTTAAACAAAAAAGCACTGAAAATATTTATTTTAATTTCGGTGTTTTTTTTATTTAATCAATTAGCATTTGCTGCTGATCAAATAAATCAGTATAAAAGCTTTAAACCATTCAAAATTGCTTTTATCCCAGATACTCACTTATCTTTTCAAAAAAAAGACAATTGGATTCTTCACAAAGAAAGCCTTGTAATTTTTCAAGATGTCATAAAAACCCTTAATAAAATGAAAGCTCTTGATTTTATAGTTTTTGGCGGCGATTTGATAGACAATAGCGACAAGGAATTCAGCGATCTTCCTATGCTACTGGATATTTTTTCTGAAATAAAGTCTCCTTATTATGTAGTTCCTGGAGATAGGGATGCAGATCTTACGGCTGAATATACAAAAAGAGATTTTCTGGATGAATTTTATTTAAATTTTGAAGATAAAGAGAAAACTTACTGGGCAGCAGAACCTGTTTCAAACGTACTCTTAATAGGGCTTGATACGACTATTATTAATGGTTTTTCCGGATTAATCCCAGGAGAACAACTTCAATGGCTTGATAACACGTTAACGAATAATAAGAGCAAGTTTACTATTATAGCAATGCACCACCCTGCTTTCCCAACTATTAATCCGGAAGAGAAACTTGTCTGGAAAGACTTTTTACTACTAAATTCAGCAGATTTTCTTAACATAATCCAAAAACACCCACAGGTTAAACTGGTATTAAGCGGACATCATCATCTTGGATATTCTAAAAAAGTAAATGATACTGTCTTTGTTTCAGCACCATCAATTATTACTTATCCTAACAAATATGCTTTACTGACAGTATATCCAGACAAAGTTGAAATAGAAAATAAATCTATAAATTACAAACAAATAATTAAAAAGTCTAAAAAAACCATAATAAATACAAAATACGCTCAAAACTATAAAACTCTTGGAACGAGACAACTAATTAAGCTGCAAAAGGGTATTAAATCAGAGAGATATATTTTCAATCAAGATAAATAACATTTACTGATCTAGTGGTAAGATTTGTAAATAGTTAATAGCACCCTCTCTGTCATTGCGAGGGCTTTAGCCCGTGGCAATCTATCCGTTTTACATTAAACGAGTAATAAAAAATTCTTACGCATTTTTTATTACTCGTTTAATAGCTGAGCACAGAAAGCAGCCTACAAAAATCATTAAAGATTTTTCATCAAAATCTTTAATGATTTTTTCCGCTGTCCTTAAAAGCTAGTATTCATAATTGGCAAGATCCTCACGTCGCTTCTCAGGATGACAGTGTGTATTATTGGAAGGATTGATAACTTGAGAAAGTGACTGTGTCACTTAGGATGACGGTTCGGGAAATCATAGCATATTATTTGTCGATCGGGACTCTCAGCTATTCGAGTTTATTAACAGGCTTAAATAATAGTAGCTTTACCCCTTTATCTATACTGTATATATTATAAGGTGTTGTCACATGTCCAGCATATTCGTGATCTTTGAGGAAATCTTGCCTGACAATACACTCAATATGATCGGGGTCAACTTTTGAAGGTAGTAAAAAATAAGATTTTTCAAGCTCTGTTTTAACTGAGGTCATTGTAAGGCAATTATTTACAGGAAACTCAGTTGTATACCAGTAGGCTCCGGGCGATTTTGCATCAAAAGCATATACAAAAAACGGAATATTAAACCCTACCAGACCATCTCCTTTTTTAAAACCCGCTTTTAATAAAAGGCTATGCGTACTTTCTATAAAGGTTTTAGTATCATAGCCTACCCGCATATGCTTTAGTTTAGTGATATTATTCACCCTGTAATTCTGATTAATAACTGCGAAATTAGGAAAATCTAACCTGAAAATAAAGATGCATATAAAATAAGCCCAGGCAAAAAATATTGCAGTTAAAGGCAATATTAGCTGGAATTTATAATCAAGTTTTGAAGAAAGAATCCCTAAAATACTCATCAAAACGAATAAAGCAAACCAGGGCATTATATGATTATATGCAAGTAAGNNNNNNGGTATATTTGTACCAAAAGCCATTATGAATGGTAAAAAGAACAGAAAAACAATACCAGGAAGAGCTTTTCTAAAACATGCTTTAAAGACTGATAGGGTTTTTGCAGACGAAAGTAAATTTAAAATAACTTGTATTGTTAAAATAATAAAGAAAATAGTTATATAAAACCGTAAGTCTTTAGGATTATATAAGTTGGTTTTTATTATAGAAATAAAGATAAAAGCAGTACCCAAAGTAAGTAAAGTCATCCTAATCCATTTAATAAACTTGATTTCCTCAAACCTTAAAGTTAAAAGCCCAAAAGTAATTAGTAATAAAGGTAAGGAAAAATTCTTAAGTATTAAAGAAATATTTAGCAAAATACTTGAGATATAAGCATTTAAAACACTACTTAAAGAATGAGTTCCTGCTGCTGCACCAAATATGGCATAAAAAAATCCTTGTAACCAAGCTACAGGAGATTGAAACAATATAAAATAAATAATTAACCCTATTATAAAACCATTATATAGTTTTAACAGGTTATTTTTCTTATAAGGCATGATAATACTTGAACATAAAAGAAACAAAATACTGGCTGAAAACTTTATAAAAAAGTCAATTCCGATTAAAGCACCACAAGTATAAATTACCAGACTTGCTTTTTTAGATAATTCTTTTTTTCCTAATACCCAGAAAATACAACCTGAAGAGACTAAAATTAAAGCATTATTTAAGCTGTTATAGCCTAAACCACCTGTAAAAACAAAAAATGATATTAAATTCC harbors:
- a CDS encoding acyl-[acyl-carrier-protein]--UDP-N-acetylglucosamine O-acyltransferase, encoding MVVNIHPSAIIDPSAEIADGVKINAYAVIGPNTKLESGVEIYPQAYIENSEIGKNTIISTGAVIGTAPQDLGYKGEFTKVIIGENCQIREHATVNRASGEGNITKVGNNCMLMTGAHIAHNCQVGDNAILANLATLGGHVLVGDYAFIGGMVVIHQNVRIGEMAIIGGFSATRQDLPPYAKTEGRPAGIIGINTIGLKRRGFTPEERTNLKKAFNLIWFSDLNTNQAIERIREEIPSNKYIDQLIEFINSSKRGVTKLSGKQNYLE
- a CDS encoding aspartate kinase, whose translation is MSIIVQKFGGTSVADSTKIKNVAKAVTREYDKGHQVVVVVSAMGHTTDYLVSLAGEITSKPCSREMDMLLSSGEQVSIALLAMAIQEAGYPAISLVAGQVGIITEKVHSKARILDIKPDKMQGYLNEGKIVIVAGFQGVTPDNEITTLGRGGSDTSAVALAATLKAERCDIYTDVDGVYSADPRIIEKPSKLNQISYMEMLELARVGANVLHPRSVETAKQFNVPMRVRSSFNHDDLGTLIIGENLMEIYKPVSGVAADLSQVRLAILKVPDAPGTAAKVFTSLAEHNISVDMIIQSLKEDNSNNIAFTVSESDLDQTLNILERVKQEINAADIVVDKNIAKVSIVGAGMIDKPGIAADMFSSLADASINIKMISTSEIKISCIVEKDRAHDAVKAIHTKFHLDEEGIEIPEISL
- a CDS encoding phosphoenolpyruvate synthase (catalyzes the formation of phosphoenolpyruvate from pyruvate) encodes the protein MANYIMKFSEIDINNVAQVGGKNASLGEMFQKLTKRGINIPDGFATTANAYWDFLDKNNIRERLTEILNKLDTEEFSNLHEIGVQARRTMLGAKIPEELQEQIKQAYRELNSKYEEPIQVAVRSSATAEDLPTASFAGQQETFLNIKGEDELIEACLRCYASLFTDRAIKYREDNDFEHMKVALSIGIQKMVRADKASAGVGFTIDTETGFEKVIFLTGSWGLGENVVQGNVNPDEFYIFKPSLKMGKKAIISKTLGSKSKTMVYTEDAENESSKLGATTINIDTPEEKRDQYILSDEEIEKLAKWSMTIEEHYKRPMDIEWAKDGISGELFIVQARPETVHAAKKDHYKVHTYSLKEKGRILAEGRSVGSKIASGKARILNSPDESGKLQPGEVLIADMTNPDWDPILKKASAIVTNKGGRTSHAAIVAREIGVVAIVGTGNATKTIKDGEEITVSCVEGENGIVYQGILDWEEQEVDVKNIKLPKTKVMLILGDPEQAFNLSFLPNRGVGLMRLEFIINNAIRIHPMALVKFNELKNEKIQLQIEELTRGYENKEDYFVDKLSQAVATIAAAFYPNDVIVRMSDFKTNEYASLIGGHEFEPKEDNPMLGFRGASRYYNQRYKEGFHLECKAMKIVRDDMGLTNVKLMIPFCRTLDEGKKVIEVMEEFGLKRGENNLEIYVMVEIPSNVILAKEFSEIFDGFSIGSNDLTQLTLGIDRDSEIVSDLFHEDDEASKELISQVIQKAKETNTPIGLCGQAPSDHPEFSKFLVNQGIDSISFNPDALIKGIENINEAEKTKKA
- a CDS encoding 3-hydroxyacyl-[acyl-carrier-protein] dehydratase FabZ, with product MDIIEIMNLIPHRYPFLLIDRITECVPGKHVKGYKNITMNEAQFMGHFPNRPIMPGVLMVEALAQLSAGIVMTLPEYKGKLALFAGIDGVRFKKVVIPGDKLDLYSEVTRLKGPIVKTKCRAEVDGQLVLEAELMCSIVQ